In the genome of Streptomyces sp. NBC_00433, the window GTCCTGGCCGCGGATCTCCCGGCGCTCGCCGGTCACCGCCACGTCGGAGTTCAGGGCACGCAGCGCGGCCACCGCCGCCTCGGACTTGGGGTGCCCGATGTCGGCCTCGCCGTAGAGCAACTGGCGGTTGAGATTGGACAGTTCGACGGTGTCCGGGTCCACCACGTGCAGCCGCCCCACCCCCGCGGCGGTGAGGATCTGCGCGGCGGCCCCACCCGTGCCGCCGACGCCGAGCACCAGCGCGCGGGCCCGGCGTAATCGCAGCTGCGCGTGCCAGGGGCTGGCCCGCGGGCTGAGGTCCATCCAGCGCAGCAGCGCCACCCCGCGGGTGTGCCGCAACCGGTCGCGCTCGGCCAGGCCCTGCGGCAGCGGGGCCGCGGCGTCCTCCACGTAACCGGCCTGCCGCAGCTCGCCGATGGCCGCGCCGACCGTCTCCGGCCGCACCGCCGCCGGGTGCAGCGCCGCGACCTCGGCGGCGATCCGCGGCCCGCTGCGGGTGCCGTCCATCAGCTGGGTGAGCGTCCAGATCCAGCCGTCGGGGTCGGTGATCTCCGCGCCGATGCCGTAGATGACGCTGCCGATCCTGACGTTGCCGTCGACCGTGCGGTACGCCCGGTGCTCCGGTTTGATCCGCGGCCGCAGCAATTCCGCGTCCGCTCCACCGACTTCCGTCTCCGTCGCCCCTGCCGCCATCCGGGCCCCCTTCCCCGTCGCCCTCCTTGACACTGTCGCCGTGGCGCCGGACTCTGACAAGGCGTGGGAGTCACCCGGGGTGAGTCAACTCCCTTGCATTGCAACCGACTTGGACCGGGAGGGGAGTCAACATGGCGAGCACCATCGTCATACGGCAACTGGACAAGAAGGAGACCACCGGCGACAGCAACTCCAACGGGACGTGAGCCAATTCACGGTCGATGCGTATCCGGGCGTCGCGGGGGTCGTCGCAGCGGCCTCCGCGTTCGTCCGGTTCCGGCCGGGACTGTGCTCCCTGCGGGTGGCCGGCCGGTCGCGGGAGGGCCGCCCGCTGCATCTGCTCACCGTCGGCCTCGACCGGCCCCGGGTACGCAACGTCCTGGTCGTCGCGGGGCCGCACTCCGACGAGCGGGTCGGAGCCGCGAGCGCGTTGCGGATCGCCGAGCGCGTCGCGCTCGACCCGCACCTGCACGTCGGCTCCGACGCGGCCTGGCACTTCCTGCTCTGCCTCGACCCCGACGGCACCGCCCGCACCGAAGCCGGGCCCCCCGTCCGCCGCACCCCCGCGGACCACTTCCGCCACGCCTACCGGCCGCCGGCCGACGAACAGCCCGAATGGGCGCCCTCGATCCGCCCGGCCGACGACCAGCTCCCCGAGTCCCAGGCGCTGATCAGGCTCATCGACGAGCTGCGCCCGGTGCTCCAGTGCTCGTTGCACGGCAACGACATCGGCGGCAGCTGGGTCCAGCTCACCCGTGACCTGCCAGGGCTCGCGGAACGCCTCGGCAAGCTCTCCGCCGAGCGGGACGTGCCCGTCCAGACCGGCACCTACGACGCCCTCTACTGGCGCTCCTCAGGCCCCGGCGTCTACCTCATGCCGGACCCCGGCGAACGCGCCCAGTTCGACAGCCTGCCCGAGGACGTCAGCCGGTCCACGTGGATACGGCCGCACACCCACGACGGGATGACCGCGCTGTTCGAGGTGCCGATGTGGGCGAGCCCCGGCGTCTCCGACTCCAGCCCCCACCCCGACCCCGCCCGCGCCCTCGCCGACCTCGCGGTCCTGCTGCGGCACCAGTCCGGGCTGAACCGCACGACGCTCTCCGAACTGCGGCAGGCGGTGCCCCGGCTCTCGGCCGACGAGGCCCGGCTGCTGCGCGTGGCCGACGGGCTCGTCGCGATGGGCCCGCGGGTCGCCGAGGAATGGGAAGGGCTGCACCAGTCGCCCGTACGGCTGTCCCGCGCGCACGTGGCCGCACTCGACATCGCGGCCCGCCGCATGTCCCTGCGAGCCGCGGGCGCTCTCCTGCAGATCCTCGCGCCTTCCCCCCTGCCCGACGCGGCACGCCTCCGCGCCGCGGCCACCCGCCGCCTCTCCCGCTGGGCGGACGAGCTGGCCGCGAGCCACGACCTGACCTGGCTCCCCGTCCCGACCCAGGTCGACCTCCAGTCCGAAACCGTCCTCACCACTTTCCGCCTCCTCCCGCGCTAAGGGCTGTCCTGTGATCCGCGGTGGACCGGCGCGCGGCGTCAGATGCGGTACATCGCAAGGCGAAGGGCCGCCCTCGTACCGGGTCGGCGAGCCCGACAACGCAGCGAGGTGCCGTAGCTGTCGTCGCGCGCCCGCCGGGGATTACGGGACAGCCCTTGGGAAGCGGCCCCGCCACGGCGGTGCCGCAGTCGCACCCCCACCCGGCCGCGGGTCAGAGCTCGGCGGCGACCAGCTCCGCGATCTGCACCGCGTTGAGGGCGGCGCCCTTCCGCAGGTTGTCGCTGGACAGGAAAAGCGCCAGCCCGTGCTCGACGGTCTCGTCGCGCCGGATGCGCCCGACGTACGAGGGGTCGCGCCCCGCGGCCTGCAGCGGAGTGGGGATGTCCGACACCTCGACCCCCGGCGCCTGCGCGAGCAGCTCATACGCCCGCTCCACACTGATCTCGCGGGCGAACCTCGCGTTGACCTGGAGGGAGTGGCCGGAGAAGACCGGCACCCGGACGCAGGTGCCGGACACCTTGAGGTCGGGGATCTCCAGGATCTTGCGGGACTCGTGCCGCAGCTTCTGCTCCTCGTCGGTCTCGAAGCTGCCGTCGTCGACGAGGGACCCGGCGAGCGGGACGACGTTGAAGGCGATGGGCCGGGCGTAGACGGCGGGCTCGGGGAAGGCGACCGCGCCGCCGTCGAAGGTGAGGCGGTCGGCGTCGCCGGCGACCTCGCGGGCCTGGCCGTGCAGCTCGGCCACACCGGACAGGCCGGAGCCGGAGACGGCCTGGTAGGTGGTGGCGACCAGCGCCACCAGGCCGGCTTCCTGGTGCAGTGGCTTGAGGACCGGCATCGCGGCCATCGTGGTGCAGTTCGGGTTGGCGACGATGCCCTTGGGGCGGTCGGCCAGGGCGTGCGGGTTGACCTCGGAGACGACGAGCGGGACGTCGGGGTCGCGGCGCCAGGCGGAGGAGTTGTCGATCACGACGGCGCCCTGGGCGGCGACCTTCTCCGCGAGGGCGCGGCTGGTGGCGCCGCCGGCCGAGAAGATCACGATGTCGAGCCCGCTGTAGTCGGCGGTGCCGGCGTCCTCCACGGTGACCTCGCCGCCGTCCCACGGCAGCGTGAGGCCCGCGGACCGCGCCGAGGCGAAGAGCCGCAGCTCCTTCACCGGGAAGGCGCGCTCGGCCAGCACCTTGCGTACGACTCCGCCGACCTGCCCGGTCGCTCCGACGATTCCGATCCTCATGCGGTCTCTCTCCGATCTGGTGGCGCCCGTCCGTGGCGCTGGGTGTGCCCGCGCGTTCGAGTATCACCGCAGCGGCGGGCGGGCGGCGAATGGTTTCAGGTGCCGAGACGTACGCCTGCCAGCGCCTGCGGGCTCGCGGGCAGCAGCGGCAGCCGTACGTCGGGGGTCGGGATGCGGCCCTGCGCGTGCAGGGCGGCCTTGATCACCGTCGGGTTCGGCTCCCGGAAGAGCGCGGCGGCCCGTGCGGCCAGCCGGTGGCC includes:
- a CDS encoding aspartate-semialdehyde dehydrogenase; this encodes MRIGIVGATGQVGGVVRKVLAERAFPVKELRLFASARSAGLTLPWDGGEVTVEDAGTADYSGLDIVIFSAGGATSRALAEKVAAQGAVVIDNSSAWRRDPDVPLVVSEVNPHALADRPKGIVANPNCTTMAAMPVLKPLHQEAGLVALVATTYQAVSGSGLSGVAELHGQAREVAGDADRLTFDGGAVAFPEPAVYARPIAFNVVPLAGSLVDDGSFETDEEQKLRHESRKILEIPDLKVSGTCVRVPVFSGHSLQVNARFAREISVERAYELLAQAPGVEVSDIPTPLQAAGRDPSYVGRIRRDETVEHGLALFLSSDNLRKGAALNAVQIAELVAAEL
- a CDS encoding ThiF family adenylyltransferase, which gives rise to MKPEHRAYRTVDGNVRIGSVIYGIGAEITDPDGWIWTLTQLMDGTRSGPRIAAEVAALHPAAVRPETVGAAIGELRQAGYVEDAAAPLPQGLAERDRLRHTRGVALLRWMDLSPRASPWHAQLRLRRARALVLGVGGTGGAAAQILTAAGVGRLHVVDPDTVELSNLNRQLLYGEADIGHPKSEAAVAALRALNSDVAVTGERREIRGQDALAELIAEGGPYDVLVLGADRPPEIRRWANRVCLAANLPWVEGGYRGPLVTAGVHVPGRGPCWECQRVGESERRDLRLAPGQDETAASPRMPWNPASAVTATLSGTLVAHAALALLTGIPPMRPGFRYGINLMSLGDPVLQIHPRRPGCPACGDSAA
- a CDS encoding M14 family zinc carboxypeptidase; the protein is MSQFTVDAYPGVAGVVAAASAFVRFRPGLCSLRVAGRSREGRPLHLLTVGLDRPRVRNVLVVAGPHSDERVGAASALRIAERVALDPHLHVGSDAAWHFLLCLDPDGTARTEAGPPVRRTPADHFRHAYRPPADEQPEWAPSIRPADDQLPESQALIRLIDELRPVLQCSLHGNDIGGSWVQLTRDLPGLAERLGKLSAERDVPVQTGTYDALYWRSSGPGVYLMPDPGERAQFDSLPEDVSRSTWIRPHTHDGMTALFEVPMWASPGVSDSSPHPDPARALADLAVLLRHQSGLNRTTLSELRQAVPRLSADEARLLRVADGLVAMGPRVAEEWEGLHQSPVRLSRAHVAALDIAARRMSLRAAGALLQILAPSPLPDAARLRAAATRRLSRWADELAASHDLTWLPVPTQVDLQSETVLTTFRLLPR